From a single Brassica rapa cultivar Chiifu-401-42 chromosome A01, CAAS_Brap_v3.01, whole genome shotgun sequence genomic region:
- the LOC103858963 gene encoding U-box domain-containing protein 8, which translates to MAFELPNDFRCPISLEIMSDPVIIQSGHTFDRVSIQKWIDSGNRTCPITKLPLSETPSLIPNHALRSLISNFAHVSPKQQHHSHSQSQSQSQTHSLISTLVSRSSSHESRLESLTRLVRLTKRDSSVRRKVTESGAVRAVLDCVDSGDRVLQEKSLSLLLNLSLEDDNKVGLVADGVVRRVVAVLRVGSPDCKAVAATLLTSLAVVEVNKATIGSYPDAISALVSLLRHGNDRERKESATALYALCSFPDNRKRVVDCGSVGILVEAADSGLERAVEVLGLLVKCRGGREEMSRVSGFVEVLVNVLRNGSLKGIQYSLFILNCLCCCSREIVEEVKREGVVEICFGLEDNESEKVRRNATNLVHTLLGNPMEA; encoded by the coding sequence atggcGTTCGAGCTCCCAAACGATTTCAGGTGCCCGATCTCCCTCGAGATTATGTCCGACCCGGTTATCATCCAATCGGGTCACACTTTCGACCGCGTCTCCATCCAAAAGTGGATTGATTCCGGCAATCGGACATGCCCCATCACCAAGCTCCCCTTGTCCGAAACCCCTTCCCTGATTCCCAACCACGCCCTTAGGAGCTTAATCTCGAACTTCGCTCACGTCAGCCCCAAGCAACAACATCACTCTCACTCCCAATCCCAATCTCAATCCCAAACCCACTCCTTGATTTCCACCCTCGTTTCCCGATCCTCCTCCCACGAGTCGAGGCTCGAGTCGCTGACCCGGCTCGTCCGCCTCACGAAGCGTGACTCGTCCGTACGGAGGAAAGTCACCGAGTCGGGCGCGGTTCGCGCGGTTCTCGACTGTGTTGACTCGGGCGATCGCGTTTTGCAGGAAAAGTCTCTGTCTTTGCTTCTCAATCTCAGTTTGGAAGACGATAACAAAGTGGGTTTGGTAGCCGACGGTGTGGTGAGACGGGTAGTCGCGGTTTTACGGGTCGGGTCGCCCGATTGCAAAGCGGTTGCTGCTACCCTGCTAACGAGTTTAGCTGTCGTGGAAGTGAACAAGGCCACTATTGGGTCTTACCCCGATGCGATCTCTGCTCTTGTTTCTCTTCTAAGGCACGGGAATGACCGGGAGAGGAAGGAGTCTGCGACGGCTCTTTACGCTCTTTGTTCGTTTCCGGATAATAGAAAACGGGTTGTGGATTGCGGGTCGGTGGGGATACTGGTTGAGGCGGCTGATTCGGGGTTGGAGAGAGCGGTGGAGGTGTTGGGGCTTTTGGTTAAGTGTAGAGGAGGGAGAGAGGAGATGAGTAGAGTGAGTGGCTTTGTTGAGGTGTTGGTTAATGTTTTGAGGAATGGGAGTTTGAAAGGGATTCAGTATTCTCTGTTTATCCTCAACTGCTTGTGTTGTTGTAGCCGAGAGATCGTTGAGGAGGTTAAGAGGGAAGGTGTGGTTGAGATATGCTTTGGTTTGGAGGATAATGAGAGTGAGAAGGTTAGAAGGAATGCTACTAACTTAGTCCATACTTTACTTGGGAATCCGATGGAAGCTTAA